GTTCAAGTGAATAAAGCATCTGTCGTGGCCCATATATCTGCTTCTCTTTGCTTTGCAAGCGCATCCCTATTTTCCTCATCAGACTGTTGCCCCAAAGCCTTCGGCACCTCAGGCACGCTCAAGCTTCCCAAGCCATCGAGCACCCTGCGAGCCTTATCCACTTGTGTTCGTATAGCCATGGTCTCTGTGCGCGTGCGGTCAAGATGTTCCTGCATGAGGGCAATAACAGATTCTCGTGCTTGATGTGGCCGATACTCATTAAGAATGTGATGGAAGTTGATGAAGAGAGTGCGTAAATCTTGAACCTTTGCCTCAGCATGTGACGGGTTCCGTGATAATGTGCCAGAAAGTTCGAGGAAATTCAGAAGTAGAGATTTGGCTAGGCGCTTGAGTTCAAGAGCGCGGTCAAAGCGCTTGGCGTCCTTTGATTCGGACTGTGAAGATGAAGGAAGGTTTGTGATGCCTTGATCCTCTAGAGTTGGGAGCTTGTCATCGAGCTGAAAAACAACAGTCAGATTGCGTATCTAACGAGAGGTATATATACAATCGGAGAGGCTTACCATATACTGGTCACCAAATACACGCCACCGCCCATCTGCCGGCTCAGCTGGTGGTTGCAGATTGATGAGATCTTCAGGGACATCAGGCACACGAACCGCCAAAGGATCCCCACCATTCTGGGCAATATATGGTGTCCTTAGTTCTTGAATCCGCGATATTTTATCGGGTGTAAACTCTTGCCAAAAGGGCGGCGGATTGGGGAACATAGAGGAGAGGGCCTGCGCCTCCTGTTGTTGTTCGGCCATTTTGGAGTTGTTGCAATGAAATCACCTTGACGGATAGATGAGGTAGTCGAGAAGAGAGAACGGAACAAAAAGTCAACAATGCGGCTCTAAGCACCTGCAAGCGTTCCTAGGTACTAATGTAAAGCTTCTAGGCTTGTGGTGGGGGAGTAGTGAGACTGATGAGATGCTTGAGATCCACGTGAATGTAACCACAGACCACGTCCCTTAGTACAAGAATAGTAATGCTTGGTTAGTAGATAATATGGGAAATCTCTCGAATAAAATAATGTAAACGATCTTCATTAAACATTACTATGAATAATGGTTCAAGTCCAGGGATTTAAGTTAGTTACCTGAGCTTTAGATTTGCGCCGGCTAATCATCGGTGGTTGCTGACCTCACCTTGTTACCCTCTCGACGACCCTGATTCTTCAAAGCTCCAACGTCATAACTATTATTTGCTACTTTCTCCTTTTCTATCGATTTACAGACTTGTCTATCTGATGCTGTTCCCTGTGAAATCAATCGCTCCCTAACCACATATCTAATTGAACGTTTGGATAACGTAAATCGCATTGTCTCACCATCTGTTTCGGCCTGGAGTCGTTTCTCGCTACACTCTCTCTTTTATACCAAAACACGAGCTTCACCTACAATCCATAGCCATGTCCGACGTACGATCTCTTTTACGGCAACAGCGCGCTGCTCGTCGCATCGAACACCCTTACGCCTCTTACTCCGAAGCAGGCAAACTCCTCTGCACCCTCTGTCACGAGCAGATCAAAACCGAGACGCTGTGGGACTCGCATGTTCGCGGTGAATCACATAAGACTCGTTTGATAAAAGCAcaaactgcagcctcttcaaATGGACGCAATTCCCAGCAATCCGCACAAAAAAGGAAACATGACGATACCGAAGAGGCCATTGACGACGGAGACGGAGATATCGAGATGGACGATGGCAGGCGGAAACGAAACAAGACAGAAGATCCAGAAGGTGATAGTTCTAGGGACCAGAACTTAACCCCACCTCGGTTGACAAGAAGGACGTCGGCGACACCATCACAAGGGATCGAGATGCAGATTCCATCGCGACCTGCAACCCCCGCATACCGGGACGGCTCCTCAGCTTCTACCCCAGGAGGCCAGCCTAACAACCTTACCACCCAAAACGGAACCACCACCCTCCCCTCACGCCAATCTAGTAGTCTGGTGACAGACGAGCGACAAGCTGCCACATCAGCCTCAGTCGACGAAGCAGAGTGGGCAGCTTTTGAAGCCGACATTGCTGCTACAACAGCGCCTTATGACGAAGACGCAGTGATTTCTGCCCCGGCCATGACAACGGAGGAAGTTGCTGCTGCAGAGGCCCTGAAGGAGGCCGAGGCAGAAAAGCAACGCGCCCAGGTCGATGCTGATCTAGAAGatgaaaaggaagaggcGACCCGCGCGTTGGAGGAAGAGTTTGAGGAAATGGAAGAGCTTGAAGCGCGCGTGAGGCGAttgaaagagaaaagagaagccCTACGCAAACGTGGTGGAAGTTTTGGCCAAGATGGTCAACCCGAGAAACCCACGACTCTGGGTAAAGAAAACCCAGAAACGCCAGTTATCCATGAGAGggacgaggaggacgaggaggacgaagacgatgacgaggatgatgattgGGATGGCTTTCGATTTCGAAAAGCCTAAGAAGGATCACAGGCTTGAAAGAGCAATAAACACTGCGAACAAAAGGCTCGCCAGTGGCCCGAAGCAGTTCAGTGCGAGGGCGGAGTTTGTCGTTTTTGTACCATCACCAAACCATTTACATAATGTAACATACAAGCAGTCCTGCCAACAGGATGAGAGCTATTGCAGAGAGCCGCCAATTCCTCCCCAGATTCATGATAACTTAGCAAAACGAACTACAGAATGGGAACCAGGTGCGCTGGTACACATGCTGATAGCTAAAACAACATATGCCTTATGTGCCATGCTACAACTACTCACCTCACTTAAGGCATTTTCACTAACTTACCAGGGTCATTAATAATCCTCGCCGCGGCTGACCCTTTCCCAAAATCTACGGAGCCTCCACACACGTCCTACCCCGCGGCTCTCCTCCCATTTTCTTACACCATCCTGCCGCTCTCTGACTTCACGTTTCCATCGGGACGCTATCCATTGCCGAAGCCCATCCTTGACCTTTTCCTTCTCgatagccttcttcttggctacAATGGCTGGCGCGACATGCACTGAGGTCATGCCGGGCACACACTCCTTTGGCAACACTGAACGCTCGACTAAAGATGCGGCCGAAGGCCTTGCTGCCAAACGCCGAGATAAGCGGATCGAGACCAAGGATCGGGCCAGGCGCCGTGAAACTAAGGAAGTATTCGTCCTGAAAATGGAACGAGTAATGAGGTCAGCAAGAGACGGGCGGGACGGCGACCAAAGACGCGATGTAAGATATGTTCTGACTCGCAGGAGCCGGTAGTGATGCAAGATAGGAGCTTGAGATATATCGCGAAGAAGATGGCTTGCCTAGTTCTCTATCAGCCTCAAGAAACAGAGACCTTTGGTTATCAGGACAGGACGGTCGTCGGGTAGCTTGCATGTGTATCCCCAAGATATCATCAAAGAGTGGAATAAGTTTTTGCTAACGGTGGATGAGGACCACTTACCCTCGACGTTGACAGAAGGTCATTGACGTCCAAGAAACCCATAATGTGAAACAAAACCTCGTTTGGAAGATCCTCTAGAGATTGATGTTGGACGATAGCCTCTGGTAGCCCGACCTTGCCCCCAGTGCTACTGAAGAACACAGAAACTGGAGAAGTGCCAACAATCGAGGAGTCTGGGGGTACCCCCGGATAGAAGTTGGGATCCATCGAGGCGATGTCCGGTCGGGCATCAGTGACGAGTGAGGTTGCAGGGCTGGGTGCTCTTCCGTCTTCGTTTAGAACTAGACAGTTGGGATTCTCGTGATGGGGCGACGCGAGCGACATTTGATGTACCTGCGAGGTGACTTGGCCGGGCGATGTGGCAACAGTGTTCATCACaacttggtgttgatgatgggCGTGTAATAGGCGTTGGAGATCACTGGTCAAGGGTGTGGGTTTGACAGGGAGTGCACAACGAGACAACTTCTGAGACCAAGAAGACCCGAACCGTGGAGCTCAAGCGAGTCGGAAAAACGCAGGCAAGAGGCGAAGACAGCTAAGTGTGAAGCAGGTGTCAAGTGGTTGTCACATGTGCCGCTTGGTTGAGGCTCCGCAGACCTGACTGTGGCAGTTGGTGTGTAATTGTGACAAGACAACGCACCGATGTGGACTTCTGGTtaaagaacaagaaggaagCCGGGGAAGCCGACAGAAAAGAAAGTGGCAATGAGGTAAAACGCGAGGAGGGATAAATGCAGCGCGTATGAAGTGCGGTCGCCGATATGGTCGGTCGTGACCAGTGTGCCCGATGGGTCAGAGGATACGGGCAATCTGAGAACTGGCCGAGCGGCGCGAGGACTCCAGTTGATGTTGGAGTTGTTGACCGCCGAACACGAATTGACTCAGTGATGAAATATTGATATAGGTTAGAGTATTGATTTAAAAAGAGAAGTGCACTAGATATAAACAGTAGGTAGGCTGGGGTGGTTTGCTAGTCTTTTCGCAGCTTCGTTCTTTGCGATTTTGTTTTTGCCAAATGACGGGTATGATTAGGTATGAGATCTGCTATGTAATTTAGACGATGTTGAATAAGCAGCTGTTATTATGACACAGCATCAATTGTATGATTTTGAAAGGTATTTGAGAGCAAATGAGACATTGAAGTTGTTGAAACTTGGAGTTGAGGGGAAGAGGTGGAGAAAGAAGGACATATGTGGTTAGACAGTTATGGGGCCGTGCGTAAGCTGCCACTAGAAACCTATCTAACGGCGGAACTTAACTTAGGTAGTCTTACGAGAAGGCGCATGGAGCGGCACCTGCCATAGGTCCATTTAGGCGTTCAGAACCTCAGGTACCGTTTCCAACGATCGTGCGTGGTCAGGAGACCTGAGAAGCAAGCACTTAAGTCTTGATAGGACAGTAGGAAATTAAGAAGAGCAAATCACAAACAGTCCCATATATCATCGAACTTGCATTCAATCCCATCAAATTGTGCATTCAAGCGTTGCGACTTGATAAGAATTAGGTGCATACGATTTCTGCCTCCCAATTCTTTTgctttctttccttccttctttccttttcttaCCCGGCCATGTCTAGGTACGTAGTACCTGCCATACCAAATTCAAGGAATACTGGGTATCTGGGCAGGTGCCTACATATCCAGGtcagtacctaggtaggtacctactaaggtaagaCAGCCCGACAGCCGGCCTGTTTTTAGGCCACCGTGTTGAACGGCAGGAAGGTTCCTACCAAGATAACCTCTGTTGGTTCGCGTCTTATTCTCACCGCCCCCTTCTAACATGGCAACAAAGGTATTCATTATACGCAACCCAATGTTCCTGCTATTCACTTGTCGGATACTCAGGTAAACATCGCCATTCACCCGACGACGcaaacaaaacaaaccaTCCACGCGCTAGTCCTGCAAGCTACCGCAGGCACGCACACCCACTTGCAGCACATCAtacacatcacatcacacatctgcctcCACTTGCATATGCCCATCACAGCCACCCGGAAGATCTCCTTCAACTTGCGAATGGATGTTGTCTCACAAAGTTGCGCTTGGCACTCCAGGCACTGGGCTTGCCTTATCGACATTCAGGCTGTTATTGCACGCCTAGTCTACACCTTGAGGAAGAAGCTGCTATTTGTTGACGGAAACAACCCACCGCAAGATCTATGACGGTTTTTTGTACTCAGAGATGAGCGCTGTTCATGCAACATTTGACCCAAGACTATGTTTGTTCAGCTTGTGCTGACGTTGCCGTGCACACAATCCCCCCGTTTCCATCCGCTGCCCGTAATCTTTCATTATTTTCTGTGTACACCTTCCCTACACtattatcatcatctgggCGTGGAAAAGAAATTAGGGCGGGCAAAATTAGAGTTATTTCGCCCAAGTTCTGTCCCGCTCTTGGATCACTTGCTACACTCAACTAATCCATCTTTGCAGCCACGCGTTTTCTCGGCGCTGTGACGTGGTTGTCAATTCACCTGAGGCTGCGGCCAGGTTCTGCACCTTTACAGGCAAGAGGACCTTAGTGTCACTCAATGGGTAGACTCCGTCGCAGCAATCGCTGGCAAGACCTCGTTCCCTGAACCGCTCGTTACATCCAAGACTATGGCTCCTACTAGGGAGTTCAATAAATTACATCATCCTCGTTGGTTGGATTTGGATATTGCGTTTGCCATAATTCAAAGCACGCGTTACGACGTATGAAAGAAACTTTTCGTTCGAAGTGCTATTATCCAGAATCACACGTTACTTCAGCAATGCTCAAGAATGAATAGTGCACATACAATTTGGCCTACTCAGCAGACGTATTGACTATCCGTACGCGATAGGGAGGGAATTCATTGAGTCCTGTTGTGGTTGAAATGCCTGCTGGAATCGGTTCGACTGATGAAGAGCTCGCTCTTACAACTCAGCCTTATTAACGGTCGTATGTCATCCGTATCTTGCGCCATCAAAAAAAGATCTTAGCGTTGCTAGGATTATCTTCGAACCT
This Fusarium poae strain DAOMC 252244 chromosome 3, whole genome shotgun sequence DNA region includes the following protein-coding sequences:
- a CDS encoding hypothetical protein (BUSCO:44017at5125) translates to MAEQQQEAQALSSMFPNPPPFWQEFTPDKISRIQELRTPYIAQNGGDPLAVRVPDVPEDLINLQPPAEPADGRWRVFGDQYMLDDKLPTLEDQGITNLPSSSQSESKDAKRFDRALELKRLAKSLLLNFLELSGTLSRNPSHAEAKVQDLRTLFINFHHILNEYRPHQARESVIALMQEHLDRTRTETMAIRTQVDKARRVLDGLGSLSVPEVPKALGQQSDEENRDALAKQREADIWATTDALFT